A window from Cydia strobilella chromosome 9, ilCydStro3.1, whole genome shotgun sequence encodes these proteins:
- the LOC134744092 gene encoding G protein-activated inward rectifier potassium channel 3-like isoform X5, producing MHADPESPACREEQQLLPDEWLKVKTVPANGNLSPGVYYPTASKRSRSHRHGATRRTRRRAILKNGECNILKSKISQRRLRFLQDMFTTLVDAQWRWTLLVFTLSFILSWLGFALIWWLIAFTHGDLEDNHLPPNQESSDWKPCVFNIYDFTSCFLFSIETQHTIGYGSRTTTEECPEAIFIMCLQSIVGVMIQAFMVGIVFAKMTRPKHRTQTLLFSKYAVVCQRDGELCLMFRVGDLRKSHIIGASVRAQLIRSRTTKEGEVLSHYQTELELNADGCDSNLFFIWPITLVHRINAESPFYGVSAADVLQERFEIVVILEGTIESTGQTTQARSSYTTSEIMWGHRFAPLVTYNRERQGYEVDYSKFEEIMQVDTPLCSAKELDEFYGSQTDRRSIENAEPLVLKMPERTPMEPKAEHKDGDYTVTL from the exons ATGCACGCAGACCCCGAGTCCCCCGCCTGCCGCGAGGAGCAGCAGCTCCTGCCCGACGAATGGCTCAAGGTCAAGACGGTCCCCGCTAACGGGAACCTCTCCCCTGGGGTGTATTATCCAACGGCCAGCAAGAG GAGCCGGTCACACAGGCACGGAGCCACGCGGAGGACGAGGCGGCGAGCCATCCTCAAAAATGGAGAGTGCAATATCCTCAAGTCAAAGATCTCGCAACGGCGACTGCGATTCCTACAAGACATGTTCACCACCTTAGTGGACGCACAATGGCGATGGACTCTGCTCGTTTTTACGCTATCCTTCATCCTCTCCTGGCTTGGATTCGCATTGATCTGGTGGCTAATTGCATTCACACACGGAGACTTAGAAGATAACCACCTCCCGCCCAACCAAGAAAGTTCAGACTGGAAACCGTGTGTGTTCAACATTTATGATTTTACGTCGTGCTTCCTATTCAGTATTGAAACCCAACATACTATTGGCTACGGATCCCGTACGACCACCGAAGAGTGTCCGGAAGCgatatttattatgtgcctTCAAAGTATCGTGGGTGTTATGATTCAAGCTTTCATGGTCGGTATTGTGTTTGCTAAAATGACGCGACCGAAGCATAGGACACAGACTCTTCTGTTCTCTAAATACGCGGTCGTTTGTCAGAGAGATGGAGAGTTATGCTTAATGTTCAGAGTGGGTGATCTCAGGAAGTCGCACATTATTGGTGCAAGTGTGAGAGCGCAACTTATTCGGTCGAGAACCACCAAGGAGGGTGAAGTGTTGTCTCATTATCAAACAGAATTAGAATTGAACGCCGACGGATGCGACAGTAATCTCTTTTTCATCTGGCCGATCACTTTGGTGCACCGAATAAATGCCGAGAGTCCGTTTTACGGTGTATCTGCAGCGGATGTGTTACAGGAGAGATTCGAAATAGTAGTTATTTTAGAAGGTACGATTGAATCGACGGGACAGACGACGCAAGCTCGTTCTAGTTACACGACCAGTGAAATCATGTGGGGGCACAGGTTTGCACCGCTAGTGACGTACAACCGCGAGCGCCAGGGCTACGAGGTGGACTACTCGAAGTTCGAGGAGATTATGCAGGTGGATACCCCGCTTTGCTCCGCCAAAGAGCTGGACGAGTTCTACGGCAGCCAGACTGATCGCCGATCTATCG AAAACGCGGAACCCCTTGTCCTGAAGATGCCCGAGCGAACCCCGATGGAACCCAAAGCCGAACACAAAGATGGAGATTACACTGTTACTCTTTAA
- the LOC134744092 gene encoding G protein-activated inward rectifier potassium channel 3-like isoform X4, producing MHADPESPACREEQQLLPDEWLKVKTVPANGNLSPGVYYPTASKRSRSHRHGATRRTRRRAILKNGECNILKSKISQRRLRFLQDMFTTLVDAQWRWTLLVFTLSFILSWLGFALIWWLIAFTHGDLEDNHLPPNQESSDWKPCVFNIYDFTSCFLFSIETQHTIGYGSRTTTEECPEAIFIMCLQSIVGVMIQAFMVGIVFAKMTRPKHRTQTLLFSKYAVVCQRDGELCLMFRVGDLRKSHIIGASVRAQLIRSRTTKEGEVLSHYQTELELNADGCDSNLFFIWPITLVHRINAESPFYGVSAADVLQERFEIVVILEGTIESTGQTTQARSSYTTSEIMWGHRFAPLVTYNRERQGYEVDYSKFEEIMQVDTPLCSAKELDEFYGSQTDRRSIGYSSPLPDDVIYRSSLKASPLGIADRLVAEAIRRSSLTHRPSIVKYPPDFFNGSAEPSSSSSEEEKTKKKRQSKRLSNC from the exons ATGCACGCAGACCCCGAGTCCCCCGCCTGCCGCGAGGAGCAGCAGCTCCTGCCCGACGAATGGCTCAAGGTCAAGACGGTCCCCGCTAACGGGAACCTCTCCCCTGGGGTGTATTATCCAACGGCCAGCAAGAG GAGCCGGTCACACAGGCACGGAGCCACGCGGAGGACGAGGCGGCGAGCCATCCTCAAAAATGGAGAGTGCAATATCCTCAAGTCAAAGATCTCGCAACGGCGACTGCGATTCCTACAAGACATGTTCACCACCTTAGTGGACGCACAATGGCGATGGACTCTGCTCGTTTTTACGCTATCCTTCATCCTCTCCTGGCTTGGATTCGCATTGATCTGGTGGCTAATTGCATTCACACACGGAGACTTAGAAGATAACCACCTCCCGCCCAACCAAGAAAGTTCAGACTGGAAACCGTGTGTGTTCAACATTTATGATTTTACGTCGTGCTTCCTATTCAGTATTGAAACCCAACATACTATTGGCTACGGATCCCGTACGACCACCGAAGAGTGTCCGGAAGCgatatttattatgtgcctTCAAAGTATCGTGGGTGTTATGATTCAAGCTTTCATGGTCGGTATTGTGTTTGCTAAAATGACGCGACCGAAGCATAGGACACAGACTCTTCTGTTCTCTAAATACGCGGTCGTTTGTCAGAGAGATGGAGAGTTATGCTTAATGTTCAGAGTGGGTGATCTCAGGAAGTCGCACATTATTGGTGCAAGTGTGAGAGCGCAACTTATTCGGTCGAGAACCACCAAGGAGGGTGAAGTGTTGTCTCATTATCAAACAGAATTAGAATTGAACGCCGACGGATGCGACAGTAATCTCTTTTTCATCTGGCCGATCACTTTGGTGCACCGAATAAATGCCGAGAGTCCGTTTTACGGTGTATCTGCAGCGGATGTGTTACAGGAGAGATTCGAAATAGTAGTTATTTTAGAAGGTACGATTGAATCGACGGGACAGACGACGCAAGCTCGTTCTAGTTACACGACCAGTGAAATCATGTGGGGGCACAGGTTTGCACCGCTAGTGACGTACAACCGCGAGCGCCAGGGCTACGAGGTGGACTACTCGAAGTTCGAGGAGATTATGCAGGTGGATACCCCGCTTTGCTCCGCCAAAGAGCTGGACGAGTTCTACGGCAGCCAGACTGATCGCCGATCTATCG GCTATAGCTCTCCCCTCCCCGATGACGTGATATACCGAAGTTCCCTCAAGGCATCACCCCTCGGCATCGCCGACCGACTGGTAGCCGAAGCCATCAGAAGGTCCAGCCTTACCCACCGACCCTCGATCGTTAAGTACCCACCGGACTTCTTCAATGGATCCGCTGAACCGTCCTCGTCGTCAAGTGAAGAGGAGAAGACTAAGAAAAAACGACAGTCGAAGAGGCTCAGTAATTGTTGA
- the LOC134744092 gene encoding G protein-activated inward rectifier potassium channel 3-like isoform X2 produces MHADPESPACREEQQLLPDEWLKVKTVPANGNLSPGVYYPTASKRFVDPRNPVPSSSPTSRSHRHGATRRTRRRAILKNGECNILKSKISQRRLRFLQDMFTTLVDAQWRWTLLVFTLSFILSWLGFALIWWLIAFTHGDLEDNHLPPNQESSDWKPCVFNIYDFTSCFLFSIETQHTIGYGSRTTTEECPEAIFIMCLQSIVGVMIQAFMVGIVFAKMTRPKHRTQTLLFSKYAVVCQRDGELCLMFRVGDLRKSHIIGASVRAQLIRSRTTKEGEVLSHYQTELELNADGCDSNLFFIWPITLVHRINAESPFYGVSAADVLQERFEIVVILEGTIESTGQTTQARSSYTTSEIMWGHRFAPLVTYNRERQGYEVDYSKFEEIMQVDTPLCSAKELDEFYGSQTDRRSIGYSSPLPDDVIYRSSLKASPLGIADRLVAEAIRRSSLTHRPSIVKYPPDFFNGSAEPSSSSSEEEKTKKKRQSKRLSNC; encoded by the exons ATGCACGCAGACCCCGAGTCCCCCGCCTGCCGCGAGGAGCAGCAGCTCCTGCCCGACGAATGGCTCAAGGTCAAGACGGTCCCCGCTAACGGGAACCTCTCCCCTGGGGTGTATTATCCAACGGCCAGCAAGAGGTTCGTCGATCCGCGCAACCCTGTGCCGTCGTCGAGTCCAAC GAGCCGGTCACACAGGCACGGAGCCACGCGGAGGACGAGGCGGCGAGCCATCCTCAAAAATGGAGAGTGCAATATCCTCAAGTCAAAGATCTCGCAACGGCGACTGCGATTCCTACAAGACATGTTCACCACCTTAGTGGACGCACAATGGCGATGGACTCTGCTCGTTTTTACGCTATCCTTCATCCTCTCCTGGCTTGGATTCGCATTGATCTGGTGGCTAATTGCATTCACACACGGAGACTTAGAAGATAACCACCTCCCGCCCAACCAAGAAAGTTCAGACTGGAAACCGTGTGTGTTCAACATTTATGATTTTACGTCGTGCTTCCTATTCAGTATTGAAACCCAACATACTATTGGCTACGGATCCCGTACGACCACCGAAGAGTGTCCGGAAGCgatatttattatgtgcctTCAAAGTATCGTGGGTGTTATGATTCAAGCTTTCATGGTCGGTATTGTGTTTGCTAAAATGACGCGACCGAAGCATAGGACACAGACTCTTCTGTTCTCTAAATACGCGGTCGTTTGTCAGAGAGATGGAGAGTTATGCTTAATGTTCAGAGTGGGTGATCTCAGGAAGTCGCACATTATTGGTGCAAGTGTGAGAGCGCAACTTATTCGGTCGAGAACCACCAAGGAGGGTGAAGTGTTGTCTCATTATCAAACAGAATTAGAATTGAACGCCGACGGATGCGACAGTAATCTCTTTTTCATCTGGCCGATCACTTTGGTGCACCGAATAAATGCCGAGAGTCCGTTTTACGGTGTATCTGCAGCGGATGTGTTACAGGAGAGATTCGAAATAGTAGTTATTTTAGAAGGTACGATTGAATCGACGGGACAGACGACGCAAGCTCGTTCTAGTTACACGACCAGTGAAATCATGTGGGGGCACAGGTTTGCACCGCTAGTGACGTACAACCGCGAGCGCCAGGGCTACGAGGTGGACTACTCGAAGTTCGAGGAGATTATGCAGGTGGATACCCCGCTTTGCTCCGCCAAAGAGCTGGACGAGTTCTACGGCAGCCAGACTGATCGCCGATCTATCG GCTATAGCTCTCCCCTCCCCGATGACGTGATATACCGAAGTTCCCTCAAGGCATCACCCCTCGGCATCGCCGACCGACTGGTAGCCGAAGCCATCAGAAGGTCCAGCCTTACCCACCGACCCTCGATCGTTAAGTACCCACCGGACTTCTTCAATGGATCCGCTGAACCGTCCTCGTCGTCAAGTGAAGAGGAGAAGACTAAGAAAAAACGACAGTCGAAGAGGCTCAGTAATTGTTGA